The genomic segment CCAAAGCAGGTACCCGGCCGTCGTGTGAAGGACCCCTTTGGGCTTGCCCGTGGAACCGGACGTATAAAGGATGAAAAGCGGGTCCTCGGCCTTCATGGGCTCGGCTTGGTGGGCCGGGGAAGCCTTGGCCATCTCCTCATGCCACCAATGGTCCCGTCCTGCGACCATGTTCACAGCTCCATCACCCCGTTTGAAGACGATGACATTCTTGACCGTCGGGCAGTCCTTAAGGGCCTCGTCCACGATGTTCTTCAGGGGAATGATGCGGCCCGCCCGGAAACCCACGTCGGCGGTGAGGACGGCCACGTTGTCCGAGTCCTGGATGCGGCTTTTGAGGGATTCGGCCGAGAATCCCCCGAAGACCACCGAATGAATGGCCCCGACCCGGGCGCAGGCCAAAAGCGCCACCGCCGCCTCCGGCACCATGGGCATATAGATACAGACCCGGTCGCCTTTCCGGATCCCTTTGGAGAGCAGGACATTGGAGAATTGGCAGACCAGTTGGTGTAGCTCTTTATAGGTTATCTTCCGGACTTCCTCATCCTTCTCACCCTGCCAAAGGATGGCCGTCTTGGTTTCCAAAGGGGTCCCTAAATGACGGTCCAGACAGTTCTCGGAAACGTTCAGCTCCCCATCGGCGAACCAGGTGTGCTGGATCACCCGTTTCTTGGTGTCCCAGGTATATTCGAGGGTCTTGGTGGGTTTCTTGGCCCAGACCAATTCCTGGAGGGCTTGCTCCATCCAGAAAGCGTGGGGCTCTTGGACGGATCGGTCGTACATTTGCTGGTATTGGGCCATGGAGCCGATGTAGGCCCGCTCGGAGAGCTCGGGGGGAGGGGGGAAGGTCTGGGAATCCTTTTGCAGGGACGTTATGGATTGGTCTTGCGGAGACATTTTTCCTCCTTAAAATGGGGTGCAAGCCTCTTCATCGATCGTTGTTCCCAAGGGATTATAAGCCAGTTCCCTTTTCGTGCGACCCGCGCTGAAAACAATATCAGGCGGGAATGGGCACGAATCCCAGGATTTTGCTAAAGCGATAGGAGAATATGAAAATCCTCATTGCCCCCGATAAGTTCAAAGGTGTCTCGACCGCCCAAGAGATCGCTGAAATGTTGCGGAACCAGATCCAAAAACACCTGCCGGAAGCGACCCTCCGGCTCTGCCCCGTGGCCGACGGCGGCGAAGGCACCCTCACCTCGATCATCTACCTGCTCAAGGGCAAGACCCTTTCCACCACCGTGAACGACCCCCTCATGCGTTTCAAGCAGGCCCAATACGGGATCGCCCAACTCCCGGAGAAGGACACGGCCATCATCGAAATGGCCCAGGCCTCCGGCCTTTTCCGCCTGGCTCCGGAGGAACGGAACCCCCTGGAAACCACCAGTTACGGAACGGGTGAGATCGTTTCCGAAGCGGTCAAGAAACACGGGATCCGGCACCTGAAGATCTCGCTGGGTGGCAGCGCCACCATCGACGGAGGGTTGGGCTTCCTGCAGGCCCTCGGCGCCACCTTCAAATCCAAGACCACCCTGCCCCCCAACGGCCTGGCCGGAAAGCATCTTTCCAACATCCTTTCCATCGACTTGGAGCCGGTCCGTCAGTTGCTCAAGGGCATCCAGATCGTGG from the bacterium genome contains:
- a CDS encoding glycerate kinase is translated as MKILIAPDKFKGVSTAQEIAEMLRNQIQKHLPEATLRLCPVADGGEGTLTSIIYLLKGKTLSTTVNDPLMRFKQAQYGIAQLPEKDTAIIEMAQASGLFRLAPEERNPLETTSYGTGEIVSEAVKKHGIRHLKISLGGSATIDGGLGFLQALGATFKSKTTLPPNGLAGKHLSNILSIDLEPVRQLLKGIQIVGLVDVQVPLLGDHGAARFFGPLKGGTQQAVEELEKGLDSFEAVLSKASGILLKNQKGSGAAGGMGMALLALGAQLESGFDFVAQTLKLEDQMKGCDLVITGEGLMDNSSREGKAPVAVAQMAKRLGIPCIAIVGAVAPNLGWLKDVGLHRVYPLFDSPIVGEEPRKLEVPAKVAEIIQFLFSKKQTIPS